The Benincasa hispida cultivar B227 chromosome 11, ASM972705v1, whole genome shotgun sequence genome has a segment encoding these proteins:
- the LOC120091705 gene encoding zinc finger protein ZAT9-like codes for MEERHKCRLCSRSFTNGRALGGHMKAHLATFSIEHENLNKTFKSPDPEMPLSVNGSVSIVQDRESETESKNPTRRRSKRTRRFNTESLPSPSPEPASSISDTSPEEDVAICLVMLSMEKPSSSNGVIGKGKDQSRTPESEKLTAAVAKSFRCGKCRKSFRSNRALFGHRKVCRKEGEEEDEEDEEGINGGNWKIFKCPYCCKVFGSGQALGGHKRSHLQGSIRTAIDGSSSKLEIGLDLNLPAPLEEDDYSVVSDV; via the coding sequence ATGGAAGAGAGGCATAAATGCAGGCTCTGCTCTCGAAGCTTCACCAATGGCAGAGCATTAGGTGGTCACATGAAAGCCCATTTAGCCACTTTCTCCATTGAACACGAAAATCTCAACAAAACCTTCAAATCACCAGATCCAGAAATGCCACTCTCTGTTAATGGCTCTGTCTCCATtgtccaagacagagagagcgagaccgaGTCTAAGAACCCAACTCGGAGGCGCTCTAAACGGACTCGGCGATTCAACACCGAGTCGTTACCGTCGCCGTCGCCGGAGCCAGCTAGTTCCATCTCCGATACATCTCCAGAGGAAGACGTCGCCATCTGTCTAGTGATGCTTTCGATGGAAAAGCCTTCATCCAGCAATGGCGTAATCGGGAAGGGGAAGGATCAGAGTCGGACGCCGGAATCGGAGAAATTAACGGCGGCGGTGGCGAAGAGTTTCCGATGTGGGAAATGCAGGAAATCTTTCCGATCGAACAGAGCTCTGTTTGGACATAGGAAAGTTTGCAGAAaggaaggggaagaagaagatgaagaagatgaagaagggaTTAATGGAGGTAATTGGAAGATCTTTAAATGTCCttattgttgtaaagtgtttgGGTCTGGACAAGCTTTAGGAGGACATAAAAGGTCCCATCTACAGGGTTCTATCAGAACCGCCATTGATGGGAGTTCTAGCAAGCTTGAGATTGGCTTGGATCTCAATTTGCCAGCTCCACTGGAAGAAGATGATTACAGTGTAGTTTCTGAtgtataa